The genome window acccagagaaacaaacaaacccaacagGAAAGACAAGACCGGATGTTCTTTAACCAAAAGTCATAGCTAAAAATAGCTAAGAAACCGTGTGGGAATTATGCAacactatttatttttatgttatgtTATCATTGGATTTATTCTTTTGCCATACAGGAGGAGAGTATAAGCCACTGCATTTTCCTGTCAGTAAGAAGCACCTATTTAGCCGGGAATTGGGCTCGATCTCATATTTTAAGCTCCCAGACAGCACAAAAGCACCAAAATCCACATCGAGTGTACTAGCCCCGCGTTTGTAGCGCTTCAGCTGAGATACCTTGATGGTGGTCTCAGGGAGGTTGAGCGCTGCGGCCAGTTCGCACCTCCTGGGCCGAGACACATAGTTCTCCCGGTAGAACTCCTTCTCTAGCCTGGCTATCTGCTCCCTGGTGAAGGCGGTGCGGTACCTTCTCACCTGGTCAGCCCCAGAGCCGGAGCTGCCCAGTGcgttgctgctgctgtgcaggCTGGTTAAACTCGAACCTGAGGACGAGGTGGTGGTAGTAGGAGCTGAGCTGCTTTCTGAATAGCCTggcaaacaagcaagcaaattGTGAAATAAAGATTTGTTCCTCTAGATGTGTTTGCGTGTATTAAATAAAGCAGGAGGTAACGTTACCAGTCTGGCTGTGAACTCTGATAATTAATGCTAGCTGTCATTGTTACAAATTGCTGCTGTTAATAGAATcaataaagtttttttaaaatcacttcatAACGAAATTATTCTAAGTAAATTAGGCATTTTAGTAATTATAGAATTCTAGCTCCTGCAGCCAATTAGCCAAGTAGGAGTACATATGCAGAGCACAATTTTAGAGATGTGGTACCGCTCTCATACTGCGATGATCTGATAACTCTCGTCTGTGAATCAGGTTTAACAGCTACATGAACCTTCCTTATTTTCGTTTGAGAGGCACAAAATAAGTGCAGCCATAAACAAAGATATGTCTTGCGTTATGGTGTAGCTTGCTTTTCTTTTGAcacatttgacaaaatgcatCTACTATTGCCCCAAAGAAATCCATTGATTATTCTCTTATTACACTCCCCAATGAAAATAATTCACCAAATTTATTTCAAACCTGGTACTATGGGGGGATTTTAATAGTCAGCGTTATCAGAGATTGAAAGTGAACAATGGCCAATTATTATTAGTGTGAATACACAATGACACATTTTATACGTACAAAGAAAGACAAATACACACATATACTTAGATACATAGTTTCTACTATCTATACACTCAATTTACTccatgtatgtatatttgtataGATGGAGAAATACAGACAGATCTGCAGAACGAGAGAaactatataaatacatatatatagtTCTATATATGGGAGAAAGAGAGCGATTTCCATGAATATATAGAGACACTTTGCTATATAAACACTGTTTAGTGTATCTTGTGTATCGTGATAACACATGAAAAATAATTGTGCACAGTTTTAGCAGTGGTTTTACTGAATACAGAGCGCTATTTCCACAGGCTAGCAAGTTTAATCAAATAACGGTACCGTTTAGATCGAGAGGATAAAATAATATTTACCTTTGTTATTGTTTTCCTTCAGCTGGGAGGAACTCAGGCTAGTTGGGGAGCGGAGTGCTGAACAGCCCACCTCCACATCACTGTTCATATCTGCCTCTTGAGCAACTTCTGAATAATGACTAATTTTCTTCCTGCTTTCCGACGGAGCAATTTCGGAGGAGACGTTGCTTTCACTGTTCTGATGTTGAAGATTGAATAAAGTGTCTATTTCAAATTTGCCTTTGGCAGGGATGTCCCCTATAGTGCTATGCAGAGAGGCGGAAGTTAGTCTAGGGCTGAGGCGACTAGTGTGTTGAGAATTTTCAAGGGCCTCCAGCACTGCATTTCCAGCTGAGTCTGACAAATTCGAGAGCCTTTTGCCAGCTGTAGGGCTGTGTAGACCTCTTTCCATCAGAATCATCTCTTTTCTTATTCTTTCCATCATCTCAGCTTTATAAAAAATGTCAAAGTTGCAGGGTTGGTCCTGTACTAATGA of Natator depressus isolate rNatDep1 chromosome 11, rNatDep2.hap1, whole genome shotgun sequence contains these proteins:
- the EVX2 gene encoding homeobox even-skipped homolog protein 2, yielding MMERIRKEMILMERGLHSPTAGKRLSNLSDSAGNAVLEALENSQHTSRLSPRLTSASLHSTIGDIPAKGKFEIDTLFNLQHQNSESNVSSEIAPSESRKKISHYSEVAQEADMNSDVEVGCSALRSPTSLSSSQLKENNNKGYSESSSAPTTTTSSSGSSLTSLHSSSNALGSSGSGADQVRRYRTAFTREQIARLEKEFYRENYVSRPRRCELAAALNLPETTIKVWFQNRRMKDKRQRLAMSWPHPADPSFYTYMMTHAAATGSLPYPFHSHVPLHYYPHVGVTAAAAAAAASGAAAASPFATSIRPLDTFRALSHPYSRPELLCGFRHPGLYQAPAAAAGLNSSAAVAAAAAAAAASSAPPAGSAACSCLSCHSSQTAAAAAAALGSRGSGSDFPCTAASQRAESGFLPYSAAVLSKTAGASPDQREEAPLTR